Within the Marinihelvus fidelis genome, the region CGCTGCATTTTGGCATCATGATGGTGCTCAACCTGTGCATCGGGCTGTGCACGCCGCCGGTCGGGGGCATTCTGTTTGTCGGCTGCGCGATCGCAAAGACCAGTATCGGCCAGATCGTGCGGCCGATGATTCCCATGTTCCTGGCGATGTTCCTGGCCCTGATGATGGTGGCCTACGTGCCGGCCATCAGCGAGGCGCTACCGCGGTTCTTTGGGCTGATCGACTAGCTTGCCGGGTCTCGGGTGAGTTTTCCGGGTTAATCAGTTCGCATTTCGCCGATGTTGGCAGATGCCGTTGATGAAAGTCGCCTGAACGGCACGGTCGTCGCCCATGATCATCTGGATGAACAGGGCATCATGGATGTCTTCGGCAAATTTCATCCGGTAGTCGATGATGGGCGTCGACTTCATGTCCAGCACCACCAGGTCCGCTTCCATGCCTGTTGCGATACTGCCGACCTTGTCTTCGAGGTACATCGCGCGGGCGGTGCCTCGGGTGGCCAGGTAGAACGCGTGGCCGGCCGTCAGCGCCTGTCCGTGCGTTTGCGCGGCCGTGTAAGCGGCGTTGAGCGTTTCGAAAATGGAGAACGACGTGCCGGCGCCGAGATCCGTGCCCAACCCCACCCGGACGGGGCGGCCGTGGTCCATGGCCCGGTAGAGATCAAAGCAACCGCTACCCAGGAAAAAGTTCGACGTCGGGCAATGTGCAATGGCAGACCCGGTGCAATGCATGGCATGGAGTTCGTCATCGGTCAGGTGGATGCAGTGGCCAAACACGGCGCGGGGGCGACACAGTTTGCTGTGGTCGTAGACGTCAAGGTAGCCCGCGTGCCCCGGGAACAGTTCGCTCACCCACTCGATTTCACGGGTGGTTTCGGACAGGTGGGTCTGCATGTAGACGTCCGGAAACGCGTCCCACAACTGTCCGGCGGCGTCCAGTTGCTCCTGGGTGCTGGTCGGCGCGAAACGGGGTGTGATCGCGTACATCAGCCGCCCCCTGCCGTGCCATTTTCGAATCAGGGCCAACGAGTCGTCGTAGCTGCTTTGCGTGGTGTCCAGCAGATCAGGTGGGGCGTTGCGGTTCATCATGACCTTGCCGGCGGCCAGGCGCATGCCAAGGCGTTCGGCGGCCTCGAACAACGCGTCCACTGATTGAGGAAAGACGGTGCCGTATACGCAGCTGGTGGTGATGCCGTTGCGCAGGTTCTCGCGCAGGAAGACATCCGCGACCGACGCGGCGAAGGCCTTGTCGGCAAACTTGCGCTCGGTGGGGAAGGTGTACCGGTTCAGCCAGTCCAGCAGTTGTTCACCAAATGCCGCGATCATCGGTGTTTGCGGGAAATGCACGTGGCTGTCGATAAAGCCGGCCGAGATCAGCGCATCGGGGCCGTAGCTCGTGATCGCCAGGTCCGCCGGCAACTGTGGTTGTACATGACCCGCCGGGCCAAAATGGGTGATGAGGCCGCCACCAAAGGCGACGATGGCGTCCGACTCGTAAACCAGGGTGTCTTCCAGGCCGGCCTGGAAGGGGTCGCCGGTGAACGTCAACGCGGGTCCGCGAATGGCGCTGGTGGGTGTGGGCAGGCTGTCGGTCATGTCGGTTGATGTGGCTGTTCCCACTCCATTCTAGTGGTTTGGCCCCTTGCCGGCGTCGCGTTCGTGTCGTCAGGTCTGGGTTCCGCCCGCGTTTTCATTGACAATGGACAGGTTCCCGAAAGTCAATCAGCTGTTTTGAAAAAACTCACCTTCTATCTGGGGCTGCTTGCCCTGTCCAGCCTGGCGATTCCGGCATCCTGGGGTCAACCCGCGGATGAAGAATTTGAAGGCGACCGTGTAGGGCACGACATGCGTGACGTGATCCCGCGGCACGAAATTCCCGGCGCGCCGATCTTGACGGTTGCGCAGGCCCTGGAGGCCTTCCAGGTGCAGAAGGGGTTCGTGGTCGAGCCCGTGGTCTCCGAGCCCGATGTCTTCAACCCGGTGGCCATGGCGTTTGATGCCAGCGGGCGCATGTGGGTCGCGGAAATGACAACCTACATGCCGGATGTCCACGGCAGCGGTGAAATGAAACCGGACGGTAATATCGCCCTGCTCGAAGATACCGATGGTGATGGCGCCGTCGACCGGCGCACGGTCCTGCTCGACAACGTGTTGCTGCCCAGAACGGTGGCCGTGGTGGACGGCGGGATTTTCTACGCCGACCATGAATCCCTGTATTTCGCCGAGGTGCTCGAAGCCGATGGCCAGGTGCGGCTGGGCCGCCACGACGTCGTGGACCCGACTTACGCCTCGGGTGGCAATGTCGAGCACAAGCCCAACACCATGCTCTATGGCATTGACGGCTGGTACTACAACGCCAAGAGCGATCGCAGGTACCGGGTGCTGCCATTGGGCGCGGAAGTGCCCGCCGGGGCTGAAGAGATCTATCGCAACACTGACTGGAAAGTCGTCCGTGCCGGAACGGACTACCGTGGTCAGTGGGGCCTGTCGATGGATGACTATGGCCGGCTCTATCACAATGGCAACAGCTCGCCGATTCACGGCGAGTACCTGTTGCCGGGCGCCCTGTTGAAGAACCCGGGCTACTGGCCTGACATGCCTGCGCACCCCATCGGAGACAATTTCGTATTCCCCGCGCGCATCAACCCCGGGGTCAACCGGGGCTACCTGGAGGGCACCCTGGTCGCCGATGGCCCGGACCGCGGCAAGCTGGTCAGTTTCACCGCCGCGAGCGGAAGCCTGGTGTACCGGGGCAGCAACTTTCCGGCGGCGTACTACGGCATGGGCCTGACCCCGGAACCCGCCGCCAACCTGGTCAGCGCCCGCCGCATCATCGAGGCGAATGGCGAGCTCCGCGGGGAAGCCCTGTTTCCCGGCCAGGAGTTGCTGGCGTCAACCGATGAACGTTTCCGCCCGGTGAACCTGTATAACGCGCCGGATGGCACCGTCTACATCCTCGACATGTATCACGGCATCATTCAGCACCGGGATTTCCTGACCCGCTACCTGGCGGACCAGATCAGGGACCGCGAACTCGACCATGGCAACAACACCATGGGCAGGGTCTACAGGCTGAGATGGGCTGAGAACAGGGCCGCCCCGGTTCCGGACCTGGACGCGCTGGACAGCGCATCGCTGGTGCCCTACCTGGCCCACGCCAACGCCTGGCAGCGCGACACCGCGCGGCGGCTACTGGTTGAACGCCAGGCCAGCAGCGTGGCAAACGCCATCCGCGCCTTGATGGCCGGGTCGGATCATTCCGTGGCACTGGTCAATGCGCTGTGGACCCTGCACGGCCTGGGTGCGGTGGATATCGACACGGTGCGGCGCTACATGCGTGATGCCGACCACCATGTCGCCATGGCCGCCGCGGCCGTGGGTGAGGCGCTGCCCGCCAGCGATCATGCGGCTTATCACCAGTCACTGCGCGCCATGGCGAACGCGGGATACCCTCGCGCGCTGCAGGCCGCGGTGTCCGTTGCCGCCATCGACGGCGGCGCGGACGTGTCCAGGCTCGTGCTCGACGCCCATATCGACCGGCCCTATACCCGCGAGGCGGTGGTCAGCGGCCTGGGCGATGATGCAGCGGCGTTTGTCGAGGCCATCGGGGGAGCGTATCCGGACCCCGTGTTCATGGACATGCTGGATCGCCTTGGCGAGAACCGGCAGCAGGCCAGCAACCGTGACCGCCTGTCACCGGCCGGGCAGCGCCGTTACGACCGGGGGCAGGCGCTGTACGCCGGTCAAGGAGCCTGCGCCGGCTGCCACGGCCCACATGGCAACGGCATGCCAGGCCTGGGGCCGACCTTCTGGGACAGTGGCTGGGTCTACGATCGCGACAGGCTGGTCCGCGTGCTGCTGCACGGCCTGGCCGGGCCCATTTGGGTGGGACAGGATTTCTGGAATACCGCGGCGGTCATGCCAGGCTACGCGACCAACGACGCCATCAGCGACGAAGACCTGGCCGCGATGGCCACCTATATCCGCAACAGCTGGGGCAATGCCATGGACAGCGGTGATGCGGTCACCGAAAGTGATATCGAAAAGGTGAGGGCGCAAACGCAGGGGCGTGTGGAACCTTTCCGTGCCACCGATTTCGAGTGAGGCGTATACTGCGAACCTGATTCAAGGAGGTCAACCATGATTCGAGTCAATCGTTTGAAGCCGCTTGCCGTTGTGCTGGCCTTGGCGCTCGCACCGCAAGCCTGGGCCACGGGCCTGGCAACCTGTGACTCCGGGCCCGAAGAGGGCTGGCAGGACAAGGACGTGCTGCAGAAGCAGCTTGAATCCGAGGGCTGGGAAGTCCGTCGCGTCAAGGTCGATGGCGGGTGTTACGAGGTCTATGCCAAAAACGCTGACGGAGAGCGGGTTGAAGCCTACTTCCACCCGGTCACCCTAGAGCCGGTGCCCATTGAGGACGACCACGAAGAGTAAACCGCCCGCGGTGGGCGGGTGGGTGCGGGTCTGGGACCCGCTTCTGCGGCTGTTGCACTGGTCGCTGGTCGCCACCGTCGTGGCCAGCTGGCTGACGCGGCATAGCCCGGGTCGGCTGCACGAGTGGGTCGGCTACGGGGCCATGGCGGTCGTCGCCATACGGTTTGCCTGGGGTTTTGCCGGCCCGTACTACGCCCGATTCAGTCAGTTCGTCCGCCCGCCCGGCCAGGCGCTGGCATACCTGCGGGATGCACGCCAGGGCCGTGCGACCCGGCACCTGGGGCACAACCCGGCCGGGGGCTGGATGACGGTGGTCCTGCTGCTGTTCGTGGCGGCCATTTCAATCACTGGCTGGATGTATACCACCGACCGTTTCTGGGGCATCGCCTGGGTGGGCGAGACGCACCTATGGCTGACCAACGCGCTGATGCTACTGGTGGCGTTGCACCTGGCTGGCGTGGCCTGGAGTTCGTGGGTGCACCGCGAAAACCTGGTTGCCGCAATGCTGCACGGCAAGAAGAAAGTGGCGGGAAGCTGACCCGTTGGTGCTGTCACCCCGGGTCGCGCCCATTGTCACAAAAGGGTCATTCGGCCCGGCATCGGCGCAAAAATTTATCTTTGGTTCATAATAGACACATCGGTGCAAAGTCCGCGGATTGTCGCTTCAGTTCGAAGAAGTTGGCGACCGATAGAGACTGGTTTGGGGCACGGGGTCAAACGCGAATTTCACTGGATTTGTTGTAATTGCGTGCTATGTATATGAAAATCCAGCACCAATTCCGTCATTAAGCAACGGGAAGTCTAACGGGTGCCATGGACTCGATCATCGAATTCCTGAACTGGCTTGAATCGCGGGAAGGCCTTTTTTCGGCACTCACCGCCATCGCGGCCATGTTCGGCATCTGTTACGGCATCATCGCGTTCTTCTTTCCGGGTGTCGGGCGCTGGATGCGGCGGACCTTTGGGCACGAGTCCGGTTTTGTCGCCGGTGAGTCGCCGCAGACAGGTCGGGGCAAGGGTTCGGAATTGCCGAGCAAGTCGCGGAACCGGTCCTCGATCGCCGTTCTGCCGCTCAGGACCCTGTCTTCGCTGGAAGAAGACCGCAATATTGCCGCTGGTATTTCCTCCGAAATCAGCGCCGACCTCTCGCAGCTGGCCGACCTCCGCGTGGCCTCCCACCTGGCGACCATGCAGTTCCAGGGCCAGTCGGTGGACCTGAAGGAAGTCGCCGAGGTTCTCAGCATTCACTACGCGTTGACGGGCAGCTTCCAGCGCGCGGGCGAGCGCATGCGCCTTATGGTCGAGTTGTGTGACGCCACCACCGGCGACCAGCTTTGGGCGTCGACCTACGACCGCCAGATCAAGGACCTGTTCGATGTCCAGGGCGAGGTATCGAAATCCATTGTTGCGGCCATCGGCGGCCAGGTGAAACTCGCCGACACGCGCATCGCCTACGACGCGCCAACCGACAACCTGGATGCCTGGGGCCTGGTCCAGAAGGCCTTCAATTTCTGGTTGACCCATTTCTCGCCGCAGGACTACGAGACGTCCCTGAAGCTCCTGCGCAAAGCCGTGGCGCTGGACCCGCAGTACGCGGCGGCACGGGCGTCGTTATCCATGATCCTGAGCCAGCGTGTGATCAACGCGGTCAGCCAGGACCCCGAGGCCGACACCCGCGAGTCACTGGAGATGATCGAAGAGGCATTCCGGTTGGGGCCGCGTGACCTGACGGTGCTGGAAAATGCCGGCCTGGTCTGGACCCATCATGGCGAGGGCTTGAGGGCGCGCGAGGCCCTGCGCCTGGCGGTCGACATCGCACCCCTGGACCTGATGGCATGGGGCTACCTGTCGATGAACCTGGGCTGGACAGGCAATGAAGCCGAAACCCGCGAAGCGGTGGCCATCGCTGACCGCCTCCTGGCCATGGCGCCAAAGCATCCGTCGCGCCCTTACTGGCACTACTTCCGTGGCTCGGCGCTCAATCGCCTGGGCGACCTGGAAGGCGCCGCCAAGGCCGCGAACCAGGCGCTGGAAGACCAACCGGCATTCAATATTGCTTACATCCTGCTGGCCAACGTGCTAGCGCTTGGGGGCGACCTTGATGGCGCGCGTGCAGCCTACGCCGCTTCGTTGCAGATCAATCCCTTCCTGGGGCCGGAATTTGCCATCCAGCGGATGAAAACGGTGTGCATGAGCGAGGAAGCCGCGGAGCCCATGTACCGCGGACTGGTCCTGGCGGGGCTGACCGGCAAGGACGGCCCCGAACAGGACACCGCGACGACCATCAGGGCCTGACAACGAAAGAACAAGGGGAATACGTATGACTGCCAGCCGGATATCCGCTTTTGAGATCATTGCCAGCGGGCTCGGTTATCCCGAATCGCCCAAGTACCTGCCGGACGGTTCGGTCCTGCTGGTGGAGATCAGGAACCAGTGCCTGACCCGAATTGGCGCGGACGGTAGCCGAACCCGGGTCGCCGACATCAAGGGCGGCCCCAACGGCCTGGCGCTGGGCCCGGATGGCCACGCGTGGATTGCCAACAATGGCGGCTTCAACTGGCTGGACGTGCCCTTGCCCAACGGCCAGACGCTGGCCATCGGCACCACCCAGCCCGATGACTACGAGGGTGGCCGGATCGAGCACGTTAACCTTTCCGATGGCCGGGTCAACATGGCCTACCGCAGCTTCAGTGACGGTATGGACATGAGCGGTTTCGGGCCGCGACAGCCAAAGCCGGTCAGCCACCCCAAACCCCTCGGCCTGCGAGGGCCGGACGACCTGGTGTTCGACAAGACCGGCCATTGCTGGATTTCTGACTGGGGCAAACAGCGCCCGCGTGACGTGGATGTCACCGGCATCTATTACGCCGCCCCGGATGGCTCGAAGATCACCGAGATGATTTTCCCGCTGTCCTGTCCCAATGGCATCGCGCTGTCACCTGCGGAAGACCGCCTTTACGCCGCGATGACCTACAGCCGCCAGGTCATGTACTGGGAGCTTGATGGCCCCGGACGGATTCGCCCCAATCCCCTGAGCATGGACGGCAGTCACTTGCTGACCGCCGACCTTCCCGGGCAGGCGATCCTCGACTCCATGACGGTGGACGAGGCCGGCAATGTCTACGTGGCCACGATGCTGCCGGACGGCAACAACCCGATGTCGAACGGCGGTTTCTCCATCATCAGCCCGGATGGTAAGGACGTCGAATACGTGCCGATCCAACTGGATGGGGCGTTTGCGCCCCTTCCGTCGAGCCTGTGTTTTGGCGGCGCCGACCGGAAGACGCTTTATGCCACCTGTGGTTCCGCCGGGTTGCTGTTGAAGGCGACCGTAGACACGCCGGGGCTGGCACTGAACTTCAACCCCTACCAATAACAACGACCGGAGGCCCACGCGATGAACGACAAACAACGAAAGCGGGGCATCGGTCACTGGCCCGGGCGGGTGCGACGCTTCCTGCGCGGTACAGGCCTGGCCATCCGTGACGAGTTCAGGCGCTTCCTGGACAGCCCGCTCCGATGGTTGCGTGAAACCCTGGTCGCCCTGGCCAGGGCCCTGTTTCGCGCCGCGCGGTACCTGCTGTTGCTGCCGGTATTGCTGCTGGCCGGTCTGCTGGGCTGGTTCGCCCGCCTGACCCTGAAGCAAGTGTGGTCCGTGGCCTGGCGTGGCGGCCTGGTCCTGGTGGCCGTACTCGCGATTGGCTTCTTCCTGACCCTGCACTGGCCCCATTCGGAAGTGCCGGAGATCGAACCGCCGGGACGGGTGGTCTACCTGGACCAGGGCTGGGGTGTGGGCCGCGAGGCCGTGGATCGCCAGACCTATTACTACACGCCCCAGGGCACCGGCAACGTGCTCAGGAACATGCGCTACGACTGGTTCGTCAACCTGGAACTGCCGTGGGGCCGCCAGCGGCTGGCCGACCCCAACCAGATGCGCGCCTACGGCTTCCAGGTCGATACCGAGGCGACCGACGCCAACCCGCACTTGCTACCGGTGGGCTTCACCCGGCATTTCGACCCGCAATTGGGCGAGAACGTGCTGGATGTCACCTGCGCGGCCTGCCATACGGGCGCGCTGCGCGTTCGCAAGGACGATGGCAGCACGGTATCGCTGCGAATTGATGGTGGCCAGGCGATGCACGCGTTTACCGCCGCCAACATGCCGCATTTTGTCCCGGTGCTGCTGGCGTCGATGACCAGCACCTACCTCAATCCGCTCAAGTTCCGGCGTTTTGCCGCCAAGGTGCTGGGCGCAGACCCCAGCGACGAGGCCGTCAGCGCGCTGCACGACGCCTTCGGTGAAACCCTGGGCGCGCTGCTGAAAATGGGTTACAACGAAAAGCGCCACGGCCTGGCGCCCATCCAGGAAGGCTACGGCCGCACCGACGCACTGACCCGGATCGCCAACATGGTCTTTGGCGATCACATCACGGCAAGTAACTACGAGCCGGGCAATGCGCCGGTCAGTTACCCGCCGGTGTGGGACATCTGGAAGTTCGACTGGGTGCAGTACAGCGCCTCGGTGGCGCAGCCGATGGCGCGTAACCTGGGTGAGTCGCTGGGCGTGGGCGCGACCTACCGCCTACGTGACCGTTATGGCCGGCCGATTTCGGAACAGCGACGCTATGACACCACCACGCGGCTGCTCGACCTGCACACCATCGAACTGGCCCTGCGCCGACTGCGCCCACCGGCCTGGCCGGAAGACCTGCTGGGCGAGATCGACCGCGACAAGGCCGTGGCCGGCGGGCTGCATTTCATCCGTACCTGCCAGGGCTGTCACGGGCCGCACCCGGCCAGTGACCGCCAGCGCGCGATCGAGGCGCCGCTGAAGACGGCGTCCGACCCGCACTGGCGGATGAAAACGCTGGGCATCGACGAGATCGGCACCGACCCCAACGCAGCGGTGAATTTCGTCAGTTACACCTTCGACCTGACACCCACGGGCCTGGGCATTGGCGAAGTGCGTGAGGTGGTCGCCCATGAGCTGGATCAGCAGATCGAACGCACCCTGGCCTGGGACTTCCCACGGGTTCACACGGCCTGCGCGGCCGGTGAGGCGCCGGTAGGCGATGGCCTGGACTGCCAGGCCTGGGCCACGGAACGCCAAACGCTCGTCGATGACCGAACCCGGCAGCTGGACGCGATCAACCTGGCGGCGGTGACCAATGGCCAGGGCCTGAATTACATCGGCCTGCTGATGAAAAAGCGGCTTTACGAGCAGGGTGGTTTCAGCGAGGCGGAGATCCAGGACCTTAATGGCTTCGGGGCGCTGGACCTGCCCGAGGTCGCCGCGGTGTACAAGGCGCGGCCACTGGCCGGCGCCTGGTCGACGGCGCCGTACATGCACAACGGCTCGATTCGCAACCTATACCAGGTGCTGAGCCCGCAGCACGAGCGCGATACGCGGTTCTTTATCGGTCGGCCGGATTTCGACCCCAGGCAGGTGGGCCTGGCGCTGGATGACGGCCACGATGGCGGCTTCTGGCTGGATACCCGTATCGATGGCAACGCCAACACCGGCCACGAATTCCGGGCCGGCTACAACGCCTGGCGCGAGGGCAACCCGCCCCAGTACGGGGCCATTGGCCCGGGCTACACGCCGGCGCAGCGCTACGAGATCATCGAGTACCTGAAAACGCACCTGGATGACCCGCCGCATACGCCGCTGTTCGATGGGGTGTTTGCCGGCATCGTCGCCCAGGCACTGGCCCTGATGCCGGCCGAAGGCGAGGAAGCGCGCGTGCCGGAGACCTGGCCGGAAGGCCAGGCCTGCAACCTGGACGAGTACCTGCTCAACCACGAAAACTCGGTGACGCTGGATGACGCCACCCGCGCCGCCGTGGCGACCATTCGTGCCCGGCTGGCGACCTATTTCGCCCAGCCGGATGCCTACCGCTGCGGCGGCCAGACCCGCTACCAGCGCGGTGGAGGTGAAACATGATCCGGAAGACCCTGGCCCGGATGTTCATCCTGCTGTCCATCGTGGTCGTGGTGTCGCTGGCCTGGAATGGCCTGAAAGAGCGGCGCTACCGCGAGCACATGCCGCTGGGCGAAGTCATCGGGCCCAACGAGGATGCGGTCATGGCCGATGCCATCGCGATGGCGCTGCGCATGATCAACCGCACCCGTGATGACCTGACCGAGAAGGGCCTGACCGGTCACGTGACCCCGGCTGGACTCAAGGGCAAGGGGCCGGCCGACGAGGCCCTCGATGACGAGGGCGCGGTGGTGTTCCGCCGCGACGTCCACATCAAGACCCACGGTTGCGTGAAGGCGCACTTCATCGTGCCCGAGGTCGAGAGCCGTTTCCGCTGGGGGCTGTTTGCAGCACCGGGCCGCTACCCCGCCTGGATTCGTTATTCCAATGGCGACTACGTGATGAACCCGGACAAGAAGCCGGACGCGCGTGGCATGGCCATCAAGGTGATGGATGTGCCCGGCGAGAAGTTGCTGGCGTGGCAGAAAACGGCGCCGACCCAGGACTTCGTGATGATGAACGCCACCAACTACTTTATCCGCCACCTGGATGACTACGTCGAGCTGACCAAGTACCTGGCGGTTCAGGACAACTTCGGCTATTTCCTCAATGGCTGGAGCTGGAACCCGTTGAGCTGGCGCTGGCGCGAGTTACGACTGGTGCTGGGCACGAAAAAGAAGCCGCCCGAGACGCCGTTGCTGACGCAGTATTTCAGCGCCTCCGCCTATGCGCTGGGGCCCGACCAGTACATCAAGTTCAGTGCCCGGCCGGCCGAGTGCCCGGCCGATGACGGCGAGACCGGGTCCACGAAGACCGGCAACTGGGCCACACCGCGTTCCGACTACAATTTCCTGCGCCTGCGCATGGGTGAGCAACTGCAGGCCGGGCCGGCCTGTTTCGACTTCATGGTGCAGCCGCAGGTACCCGGCAAGCCGATGCCGGTAGAGGACGCGACCATTGCCTGGAGCGAGAAGGACTCGCCGTTCATCAAGGTCGCTCGACTGGAGATCCCGGCCCAGGATTTCGATACGCCGGGCCAGAACCTGTACTGCGAAAACCTGTCATTCAACCCGTGGCACTCCTTGCCCGAACATCGCCCGGTGGGCGTGTTCAACCGCGTACGCAAGGCGCTCTATGAAGAAGTGCACAAGTATCGCTGGGCCGCGAACGAGCAGCAGTATTCGACCGGCGAGGCCATCGCGCTCGAGCCCGGCCAGCCGCGGGAGCCAAACAGCTGGTGCCTGGATGGCGAGCAGGGCGACTGCGCGCCCTGACCCGTTCAGGCCTCCGACGTGCTGTCGCGCGGATCGTCCCTGAGCCGGGCGAAACCACCCAGCGCCTCGACATCGGCCAGCAGCCCCTCGCAGGCATGCGCGCCCAGTGCCCTGTACGCCTCGAACTGGGCTTCTGTGAAGAACTGGTCCGACGTGGGTTCATGGGGGAACAGCGGGTGCTTGCAGCGGTAGGAGTGAACATACTCCGGTTCATCGCCTGACACCGACAGCTTGATGTACAACAACTGCCCCGTTGACCCATCGGCATAGCGGATGTGTCCCAGCGCCGCGTGCTTCTCGCTCAGGCCATCCGGCGTCTTGCGCAGCGGATCCAGGTTGATGCTGATATCCACGCCCATGTCGATGCGGGCATAGCGCATCAGGGTGGTCAGGCCGCTGAATTCCATGGCCGGGTCGCACTCCCCATCGATGGCCAGGATGAACTTGCAGCGGCGCCGAAGCAGCTGGTAGATGGCCAGGTTCTCGATATGGCCGCCATCGGAAACGTTGATATGGGTGCCTTTCTCATCCAGCCGCCCCAGCGCTTCTTTCCAGATCAAGGTGGGCTTGGCGCTGCCCAGGCGGAACCGCTTGAATGCCATGTCGCGGTTGACCGCGCTCGGGTTGGGCAGCCAGTAACCCAGGCGAATATTAAGCAACGTCATGATGAACACCAGGGCCCGGTTCGTGGTCGTGCCCATGTTGGGGGCAGCGGCGGCACCGGAAATCGCCATCGCCGTGGCCAGGTCCAGGTGGCGGTCGTAGCGCTCCATCTCCTTCGTTGGCGCCCAGCCTGTACGGACCCCGCCGCAGAAATTCCGGCTGAAGGTGAAGAAGTCACACTCGCGGCCGCGCAGGTCAGCGGCGTGGCTGCCTTGCAGGTTCATGGCCACGTTCACCAGGTGATAGGGTGCAGCCGTGCCCGGCGCGTTCAGGGCCGAAAGCTTCAGGTTGTCCTCCGGCGTGGTCTCGCCATCGGGTTGAACGCGGAACAGGAAGGCCTTGCTCAGGCGGTCGCGGTAGAAGCCGTGCGGCGAGGTGATATTGATATCGAGCATGAAGCGGTTGATCAGCAACAGCGCTATAAACACCCCTACGAACCACCAGTCCTCGGCGCCATCGAAAAGATGCAGGAGCGGGCCGTGAATGCGCAGGCTGGCCGCGGATGCCCTTGTGAAATACACGCACTGGTGCCGGCTGCCGCGCTGGCCGGCTGCCGCGTGGCCCTGGTAGGGCGGACATTCCGCCAGCTGCGACGGGTCCAGGTTGATGACCCAGACGCGCCGGTCTTCGCGCCAGAACATCGGGTCGGGCGCGGTGTCGCAGTTTCCGGACTGGCAACGCGCGACGGCATTCTCGCCCATCTGCAAACCGCGCCCGGCCAGCGCGTTGCGCAACTCGGTGGCCGTGGCGGGCCCGGGCTCGCGTTCGAACAGCAGTTCATAAAGGGTGTCGTCACTGTCCAGCGGGTCGTCACCGTGGCTGCCCGTGCTGTCACCCCCGGCCAGGCAGGGCTCGGTACAGGCGACCGCGTCATTCAGACCCTTGGCGGAACCCACCGGCAGGAACGGCGAGTCAATCTGCCACAGGCACAGGCCCAGGAAGATCAGGTAGACAATGACCGGGCCGATCAGTCCGACCAGCCAGAG harbors:
- a CDS encoding di-heme-cytochrome C peroxidase, with protein sequence MNDKQRKRGIGHWPGRVRRFLRGTGLAIRDEFRRFLDSPLRWLRETLVALARALFRAARYLLLLPVLLLAGLLGWFARLTLKQVWSVAWRGGLVLVAVLAIGFFLTLHWPHSEVPEIEPPGRVVYLDQGWGVGREAVDRQTYYYTPQGTGNVLRNMRYDWFVNLELPWGRQRLADPNQMRAYGFQVDTEATDANPHLLPVGFTRHFDPQLGENVLDVTCAACHTGALRVRKDDGSTVSLRIDGGQAMHAFTAANMPHFVPVLLASMTSTYLNPLKFRRFAAKVLGADPSDEAVSALHDAFGETLGALLKMGYNEKRHGLAPIQEGYGRTDALTRIANMVFGDHITASNYEPGNAPVSYPPVWDIWKFDWVQYSASVAQPMARNLGESLGVGATYRLRDRYGRPISEQRRYDTTTRLLDLHTIELALRRLRPPAWPEDLLGEIDRDKAVAGGLHFIRTCQGCHGPHPASDRQRAIEAPLKTASDPHWRMKTLGIDEIGTDPNAAVNFVSYTFDLTPTGLGIGEVREVVAHELDQQIERTLAWDFPRVHTACAAGEAPVGDGLDCQAWATERQTLVDDRTRQLDAINLAAVTNGQGLNYIGLLMKKRLYEQGGFSEAEIQDLNGFGALDLPEVAAVYKARPLAGAWSTAPYMHNGSIRNLYQVLSPQHERDTRFFIGRPDFDPRQVGLALDDGHDGGFWLDTRIDGNANTGHEFRAGYNAWREGNPPQYGAIGPGYTPAQRYEIIEYLKTHLDDPPHTPLFDGVFAGIVAQALALMPAEGEEARVPETWPEGQACNLDEYLLNHENSVTLDDATRAAVATIRARLATYFAQPDAYRCGGQTRYQRGGGET
- a CDS encoding catalase family protein, yielding MIRKTLARMFILLSIVVVVSLAWNGLKERRYREHMPLGEVIGPNEDAVMADAIAMALRMINRTRDDLTEKGLTGHVTPAGLKGKGPADEALDDEGAVVFRRDVHIKTHGCVKAHFIVPEVESRFRWGLFAAPGRYPAWIRYSNGDYVMNPDKKPDARGMAIKVMDVPGEKLLAWQKTAPTQDFVMMNATNYFIRHLDDYVELTKYLAVQDNFGYFLNGWSWNPLSWRWRELRLVLGTKKKPPETPLLTQYFSASAYALGPDQYIKFSARPAECPADDGETGSTKTGNWATPRSDYNFLRLRMGEQLQAGPACFDFMVQPQVPGKPMPVEDATIAWSEKDSPFIKVARLEIPAQDFDTPGQNLYCENLSFNPWHSLPEHRPVGVFNRVRKALYEEVHKYRWAANEQQYSTGEAIALEPGQPREPNSWCLDGEQGDCAP
- a CDS encoding patatin-like phospholipase family protein codes for the protein MNNKKTSPGHPQHLDFETDVFPEELEVLRDRRRQEGLDDSTLDGPPNPDLGLVGLAISGGGIRSATFSLGVIQGLARNGLLKHVDYLSTVSGGGYTGSCISALLNDPENRPDNDRFPLRYTQKSSEPPAMTHLRNFANYLNPVGLLPLLRLPNLMLRGILLNLFVFLPFIMAAVFVTEAAYELGPNWDMLPRLVAPLVMLFVLLALAFPFLIRLLGKSFDWNRRNVFELLLTIPLLLAGLVLLAIPVLHVTRLAIEHSTDQFWYWFTHLPPDKVWQFMTVVGGVIVLFMLAGKASENVGRIFGKLLLWLVGLIGPVIVYLIFLGLCLWQIDSPFLPVGSAKGLNDAVACTEPCLAGGDSTGSHGDDPLDSDDTLYELLFEREPGPATATELRNALAGRGLQMGENAVARCQSGNCDTAPDPMFWREDRRVWVINLDPSQLAECPPYQGHAAAGQRGSRHQCVYFTRASAASLRIHGPLLHLFDGAEDWWFVGVFIALLLINRFMLDINITSPHGFYRDRLSKAFLFRVQPDGETTPEDNLKLSALNAPGTAAPYHLVNVAMNLQGSHAADLRGRECDFFTFSRNFCGGVRTGWAPTKEMERYDRHLDLATAMAISGAAAAPNMGTTTNRALVFIMTLLNIRLGYWLPNPSAVNRDMAFKRFRLGSAKPTLIWKEALGRLDEKGTHINVSDGGHIENLAIYQLLRRRCKFILAIDGECDPAMEFSGLTTLMRYARIDMGVDISINLDPLRKTPDGLSEKHAALGHIRYADGSTGQLLYIKLSVSGDEPEYVHSYRCKHPLFPHEPTSDQFFTEAQFEAYRALGAHACEGLLADVEALGGFARLRDDPRDSTSEA